GGTTGCGGCCCATCCACTCAGCAGTATCAAGGGCTTCAATCGCCGCAGCTTCTTCTGCTTCTGTTCCCATTTCTACAAAGGCAAATCCTCGTACACGACCCGTTTCCCGGTCTATAGGCAATTGAACACTCTTAACAGTTCCATATTCTGCAAAGACTCTTCTAAGGTCATCTTGCTCGACCTGATATGATAGGTTGCCGACATAAATAGACATAAAACATCTCCAGAATCAGATGGCGTAGAGAGTTAGATTCGGAGAGAGGCTTGTAAATACATAAAACACAAACTGCACAACCGAATATAAATCCTACAGATGAGGATAGCATAAATCTACAAGTTATGTTCCTAACCTTTGAGGAAATTCTAGAAATTGTTTAAATTCATCAACAATAGACCTTTGTCACCAGAAAAACTAGGGTGGCAAAGTTGCCAGGACTAGCCCCGCTTCAAGCGCGAGCGAGTTAAGCACAACAGAGCGTCTTTATCTGTAACAATGTGCAAATGTCAACACTCCAACGTGTAAATAGGGCGATTTTTGATTCATATTATTTGCTAATAGGTTCACATTAATACTGCTAACATCCAACTACTCTTAATCGTGCGATCGCTTCAAGGGACACAAGCCACTTGCTCAATGCGATGAAACAGTTCTATATTCAGTCCATAGACAGCAGGATAATAACATTTAATTCTCTTAAGTGATGAAAAAATTGTGCAGGTGGGAGAAGCTAAAATTTCTGTAAGTATGTCATTGAGAAAACTTTTTCGCTCTTGCGGCGTATCATAAAAATCAAAATAATCAGCTAAACAGAATGCTGCTAGTCTTTGAAATCCTTGGATAATCACGTAGTCCTGACTTAGACTTTCATACTGGTCAATAGCTGCAACTATTTGCTCAACTTTTGCACAAATTTCTTTGATGCCTGAGTTATGGGGATTTATATTCTTAGCAGCTTTCAGGAATTGAAAAGCTGCTCTCCACATATCAAAATTAGCCGATTTTGCGGCAATTTTTGCAACTTCAATTCCTATATTGCCAAATCGACTAGCGGCATATTGTCGTATCTCTGTGTTTTCAGGTAGTAATGATATTATTCTCTTGGCTATAACTTCTATTTTTTGTGATTCACCACTACAAAAGTGAACACGACAGATAAAAAAAAGTGCTTCAAAGTCATTATAGTCAGCTTTACCGTCAGCACCAATAGCGCGTTCTGCCCAAGCCATTGCTTCAGAATAATTCCTCTCATCAAGATAAGTTTCCGCTATATCTAGATAAGGTGCAGAATTAAATGATTCTAGTTCAACTGCTTGCTGAAAGCATTCACGGGCATTGTCATACAGTTCAACTCTGCGAAAATTTCCATCATTCAAACACTCAGCTTGCAGTTTGTAAGCACAACCCAAGTGACTCCAATAGACTGCTACATCTGGGTTAGTTTTAGTTAATGCGATGTATATTTTTACAGCGAAATCCCAATTTTCAGTATGAATATAACAAAGACCAAGTAGATTGCGAGCTACATCAATTTTTGGTGCTAATATAAGAACTTGCTT
The sequence above is a segment of the Mastigocladopsis repens PCC 10914 genome. Coding sequences within it:
- a CDS encoding RNA recognition motif domain-containing protein, with the translated sequence MSIYVGNLSYQVEQDDLRRVFAEYGTVKSVQLPIDRETGRVRGFAFVEMGTEAEEAAAIEALDTAEWMGRNLKVNKAKPKSDGGSSGGRWGGNNSGGYSRRY
- a CDS encoding J domain-containing protein, yielding MAYELYQVLEVPFQASTDEIKQAYFRLVRKFSPEKDPERFQQIRVAYNTLSDLKARENYDAMQKYGDQIKDLIEQAEKKMQVEEWSSAIPILKQVLILAPKIDVARNLLGLCYIHTENWDFAVKIYIALTKTNPDVAVYWSHLGCAYKLQAECLNDGNFRRVELYDNARECFQQAVELESFNSAPYLDIAETYLDERNYSEAMAWAERAIGADGKADYNDFEALFFICRVHFCSGESQKIEVIAKRIISLLPENTEIRQYAASRFGNIGIEVAKIAAKSANFDMWRAAFQFLKAAKNINPHNSGIKEICAKVEQIVAAIDQYESLSQDYVIIQGFQRLAAFCLADYFDFYDTPQERKSFLNDILTEILASPTCTIFSSLKRIKCYYPAVYGLNIELFHRIEQVACVP